A window from Flavobacterium sp. 83 encodes these proteins:
- a CDS encoding bifunctional riboflavin kinase/FAD synthetase: MKIFHSINDFSSNKKTILTLGTFDGVHIGHKKILEKLIQKTKKEDYESLVLTFFPHPRMVLQEHSDIKLLNTIDEKIALLEQIGIENLVIHPFDETFSRLTAEEFVKNVLVDRFHIQKIIIGYDHRFGRNRTANIDDLIAFGKEYSFEVEQISVQEINDISVSSTKIRTALLEGNMDLANECLGYEYFLTGIIVKGKQLGRTINFPTANIKIEENYKLIPQNGVYIVKSTINQKTVFGMMNIGFNPTVDGQNQTIEVHYFDFDEDLYNQKIRVSLLHRIRSEQKFESFILLKEQLEKDKKTATEYLKKI; the protein is encoded by the coding sequence TTGAAGATTTTTCATTCTATAAACGATTTCAGTTCTAACAAGAAAACAATCCTAACTTTAGGCACCTTTGACGGAGTTCATATTGGTCACAAAAAAATCCTGGAAAAGCTTATCCAAAAAACAAAAAAAGAAGACTATGAAAGTTTAGTCCTTACTTTTTTTCCACACCCCAGAATGGTCTTACAGGAACATTCCGACATAAAACTACTCAATACTATAGATGAAAAAATAGCTTTATTGGAGCAAATTGGCATTGAAAATCTTGTCATCCATCCTTTTGACGAGACTTTTTCGAGATTGACCGCCGAAGAGTTTGTGAAAAATGTGCTCGTAGATCGATTTCATATTCAAAAAATAATAATAGGTTACGATCATCGATTTGGCAGAAACCGCACGGCTAATATTGACGACCTTATTGCTTTTGGAAAAGAATATAGTTTTGAAGTTGAACAAATATCCGTTCAGGAAATAAATGACATTTCAGTAAGTTCTACTAAAATTAGAACAGCATTGTTAGAAGGAAATATGGATTTGGCTAATGAGTGTTTAGGCTATGAGTATTTCCTAACCGGAATTATTGTTAAAGGAAAACAATTGGGAAGAACAATAAACTTTCCGACTGCCAACATAAAAATCGAAGAAAATTACAAGCTTATTCCGCAAAATGGAGTTTATATTGTAAAAAGCACCATCAACCAAAAAACTGTTTTTGGCATGATGAATATTGGATTCAATCCCACTGTCGATGGACAAAATCAGACTATTGAAGTTCATTATTTTGATTTTGACGAAGATTTATACAATCAAAAAATTAGAGTTTCCTTGTTGCACAGAATTCGTTCTGAGCAAAAATTTGAATCTTTTATTCTTTTAAAAGAGCAACTCGAAAAAGACAAAAAAACCGCAACTGAATACCTAAAAAAAATTTAA
- the bioB gene encoding biotin synthase BioB, with amino-acid sequence MSITKHNWTKDEIIAIYNKPMMDLLFEAASIHREHHDPNVVQVSTLLSIKTGGCPEDCGYCPQAARYHTEIEGNDLMSVSQVKAQALRAKSTGSSRVCMGAAWRNVKDGPEFDQVLEMVRTINKLDMEVCCTLGMITENQAHRLAEAGLYAYNHNLDTSEEYYKEVISTRGFEDRLQTIENVRKTNVTVCSGGIIGMGESIEDRAGMLVALSTLNPQPESVPINALVAVEGTPMEEEKPVEIWEMIRMVATTRIIMPETQVRLSAGRMNMSREGQAMCFFAGANSIFAGDKLLTTPNPDVNEDMKMFEMLGLNPQKPFTKVSQPQTVEAADSQFAPLGEKPKWSRPGHTIERNLEASTKEK; translated from the coding sequence ATGAGCATTACAAAACACAACTGGACGAAAGACGAAATTATCGCAATATATAACAAGCCTATGATGGATTTGCTTTTTGAAGCAGCTTCTATCCATAGAGAACATCATGACCCTAACGTTGTTCAGGTTTCAACCTTATTATCTATAAAAACAGGTGGTTGCCCAGAAGATTGTGGATATTGCCCTCAGGCAGCCCGTTATCACACTGAAATTGAAGGAAATGATTTAATGTCAGTAAGCCAAGTAAAAGCACAAGCTTTGCGTGCAAAGTCAACTGGTTCTTCGCGAGTATGTATGGGAGCAGCATGGAGAAATGTAAAAGACGGCCCTGAGTTTGATCAAGTACTAGAAATGGTGCGTACCATCAATAAACTGGATATGGAAGTGTGCTGTACACTTGGAATGATTACTGAAAACCAAGCACATCGTTTGGCAGAAGCCGGTTTATATGCATACAACCACAATTTAGACACTTCAGAAGAATATTATAAAGAAGTAATCTCAACACGTGGTTTTGAAGACCGTTTACAAACCATCGAGAATGTCCGTAAAACGAATGTTACTGTTTGTAGTGGTGGAATTATTGGCATGGGAGAAAGTATTGAGGACAGAGCCGGAATGCTTGTTGCTCTTTCTACACTAAATCCTCAACCGGAATCAGTGCCAATAAATGCATTAGTTGCTGTTGAAGGAACTCCGATGGAAGAAGAAAAACCAGTAGAAATTTGGGAAATGATCCGAATGGTAGCCACTACCAGAATTATCATGCCAGAAACTCAAGTGCGTTTATCAGCAGGAAGAATGAACATGAGCCGAGAGGGACAAGCAATGTGCTTTTTTGCCGGAGCTAATTCTATTTTTGCCGGAGATAAATTACTGACTACGCCAAACCCAGATGTAAATGAAGACATGAAAATGTTTGAAATGTTGGGATTAAACCCTCAAAAACCATTTACAAAAGTATCACAACCTCAAACGGTTGAAGCAGCAGATTCTCAATTTGCTCCATTAGGCGAAAAACCAAAATGGTCAAGACCAGGACATACCATCGAGAGAAATCTTGAAGCCTCTACTAAAGAAAAATAG
- a CDS encoding cupin-like domain-containing protein — translation MKIDLTEIERVSTISKEDFHTNYVQKQKPLVIEKLTQDWPAYNKWNLNYIKSVAGEKIVPLYDNRPVSHKDGFNEAHAKMKMADYVDLLQSKPTNYRIFLYDLMKELPILHKDFRWPNLGLHLIKQLPMLFFGGKNSKVFMHFDIDYSNILHFQFDGQKQCILFDPHQTPFLYKIPHSLICREDIDFDNPDFDKWPALKQAKGFICKLNHGEMLFMPEGYWHYMKYLEPGFSMSLRAYPRKISNLSKAVYNMIIMRYYDNLMRRLKGQKWIDYKNKKAITLTHQKLNIS, via the coding sequence ATGAAAATTGATTTAACCGAAATAGAACGTGTTTCAACCATTTCGAAAGAGGATTTTCATACTAATTATGTTCAAAAACAAAAGCCGTTAGTTATTGAAAAATTAACGCAAGATTGGCCCGCATACAATAAATGGAACCTCAACTATATTAAATCAGTCGCAGGCGAAAAAATAGTCCCTTTGTACGACAACAGGCCCGTTTCGCATAAAGATGGATTTAATGAAGCCCACGCCAAAATGAAAATGGCAGACTATGTTGACTTATTACAATCAAAACCCACCAATTATAGAATATTCCTTTATGATTTAATGAAGGAATTACCCATTCTCCACAAAGATTTTCGATGGCCTAATTTAGGATTACACCTAATAAAACAATTACCAATGCTTTTCTTTGGAGGGAAAAACTCCAAAGTATTCATGCATTTTGATATCGATTATTCAAATATTCTCCATTTTCAATTTGACGGTCAAAAACAATGTATTTTATTCGACCCGCATCAAACCCCTTTTTTATACAAAATCCCCCATTCATTAATCTGCAGAGAAGATATTGATTTTGACAATCCAGACTTTGATAAATGGCCGGCTTTAAAACAAGCAAAAGGATTTATTTGCAAATTAAATCATGGTGAAATGTTGTTCATGCCCGAAGGCTATTGGCATTATATGAAATACCTCGAACCTGGTTTCTCAATGAGTTTGCGGGCTTACCCCCGAAAAATTTCAAATCTGTCAAAAGCAGTTTACAATATGATTATAATGCGCTACTACGATAATTTAATGCGCAGACTAAAAGGACAAAAATGGATTGATTACAAGAATAAAAAAGCTATAACACTAACGCACCAGAAACTAAACATTAGTTAG